ttttttgtAAAATACATGTCATACCAATTTGATTATAAGCTCTTTAGAAAAAACGTCGAACTAATATCTCATCCTCCTCTTAAGAAACAAAAGATTGATGTTGGATCACCGTCAGCTGCTCTTGTGGCGACCTCGACTCCTACTGTCATCACACCACTTGTTGTGGACTTAACAAGTCTAGACTAGCTACTTATGTTGTAGGTTTTGAGAAAGCTAAGAGGCAGGAGACCTATTTTGCAAGGGACTTTCATTCGTAGTTGATTTCGGGTGTGTAATGATATTCCCATAATATGGAAGGGACCTCTTTGGCCCAAAGCCATTTTGCTTAGCCTAGTTTTCTTTGTTATTCGTTAAGGATTACTTTGTTGGTTGCTTTTGCTTGACAATTTATTTGTGGATGTTCAACAGAGGAAAGTTAGTGCTTAATGTTGAGTTGTGTAAGGAACTATTCGAACCATTTGTCGATGAATTGCCACCCATTATCGGTAACAAGTGAGTGGGGCAATTCATGTCTACATATAATGTTCTTTCAAAATAACTTTTGTACTTGTTGGAATGGTTCAActctaatatattttgtaaagtaataaatataattattattaggaACTTTACCCAACCTTTTGGTAAGGGGAAGGGTCAAAGTATATATTCATTCATAGGTCATGAATGGTTAAAGGGTGGTTATCatgtataagttttttaaaggCATTTGGTGTAGTGGTTCGAACTGTTGGCATCTTGTGATGAAGTCATGTGTAGCTTTCTTTAAAGTATGACAACAGTACCCAACCCTAAGTACTTTGATGGCCCGGCATCGATCCTTTAAATGCATATCGCTTATTCCTCTATGCATTCAATCAACACAGATTACAATTGTTCTAAATTAAGGCATATTTGAAAATGGAATGGAAAATCCTCTCCCGAAGAGTTCACCATTTTGTAGGACATAAAATGATGGTTGCCTTCTTATGGTTTTGACTTAGTCGGGTCTTCAAGCAAAACGTTCAAGGTGAAGTAACTTATGATAAGGGTCAACCATTTGGACCCAGTTGTTAAAGTCTTGAATACTTATCTCTGGTTCCAACTAGGAGTCAAAAGTTTCTCTTAGATTGGAGCAATATATTGATCGACCTTCTTAGTGGCGAGTTTTGATAACATGTTAGcttgattattttctttatgtatGACATGAAAAATTTGGAATTCCTTGAATTCTTCAATAAGTCCCTTAGCCATGTGGTATACTTTTGTAAGAAGGGTTATTTGGCTTAATAccccattttattttattggtcaTGAATTGAGAGTCACTTTGACATTGCAACTTCTTTACCTTGATTTTGTGTGCCATGTAGAGGTCACAATTAATGCGTTATATTCTGTTTAATTATTGGGATGTACTAAAAGTGAATTAGATTGCTTGCTCTATAATCATGTTATCGAACTCCTCTAGTATTACTTCAGCGCTTCCTCCTCTTTTATTTGATGAGTCGTCATCGCTTAACGTCCATCAATTGTGGTCCTCTCTTGTCGTTGGGAGCTTTGTTAGGAAGTAGACGTGCTTTCATCGGTCCTTGTCCCTATAGGTGAGTCCAAACTTAGAGAGTTCAATCAACCAAGTTGTCATCAAACCAACGAGTTTAGGCTTTTGTAGTATCTGCATTATAAGGTAATTTATTCAGACACGTATATTAAGGCTCTGAAAGTAATGTTGAAGTTGTGAGTGGAGAACACGATAGCTAAAATAAGTTTGTCTACGGTTTGGTATCATTCTTCACTTGATTGAAGGGTTCAACTTATGAAGTATAAGAGGTATTGCTTTTTGTCCTCTTTTGTAACTCAGACTATGGTCATTACCAAAGACTTACATATAGGCCAAATAAGTATCTAGttgatgattattcaagattgGGAATGCATTATCTCCTTCTTTAATTTTTGGGAAGATTCCCTCTCATTCAATATTCCAATAATACATCTAGTATCTTTTAAGTAGTTTGAACAAGAGTTTTGCCTTCTATGTTATCTTAAGATTCATTCCACCTTGAATGATGACAAGTTGAGCTAGGATTTTTAGAAGGAGGTCACAACTTTCTCTGACACTTATATTACTAGAGGGTTGGTTCTTGCTTCTTAAGGTTGGTTATGGCTCTCAAGGTGATCTCGACCGAGTGTTCAACACTTATAGATCAATCTCGTATTGTTGTTTTAGTTGTTGAGTTAAAGTCCTCGTCTGAGTTCTCAGCTTTTGTTTGTTTCGTATGTTTCTCAAGTATGTGTAATGTTACCTCTTAAGTTGTTCATTATGATTCAACAATTGTTGAATTTGGTTATGTATAGTACTCATGAAATTTAAATCTATATTTCTTACGTCGAAAAGAGGacgaatttaaaataaatgaagagACAGAAATAACGCCAAATATTTTTTCTAGATTTGGATTATAAATGTGACAAAATTTCTCGTAGAATTTTGAAAGTGGTTTTTCAAGATACGTAAATCCAATCAAGGAAAAATCCTCTTGTAAAATACAAATCCTCTTGCAAAATCCTCTAAGAGTCTTTTAAAATCTTCTGTTGTTTAGgatatgaaagaaatattaaattgttgAGTGAGTGACATATTTCTGTTCGAATTTCTTATATAGAATTATGAAAATAGGATGTATTTCGTTTGAGTATCTTAATAGCCCTAATGATGGGTCAAAATGGTCATATACATTAACAGCCAAATTTGAGGTTTTGTTTTCAAGGACCGGATATGTACATCTATAATTGATGTTTTAATGAGCGGTGCTCCCTACACCTCACCTGTCTCGTCCTGCACCTCCCAATTCACAGTTTTACCCTTCTTCatttaataaagtaataatttttacaaatccTCCACCCCTTTCTCTTCTCATCTCCTCTTTGCCGCATTTCATCTGTGAAACCCTACACcccctttctttctctctctactgGCGTTCTCCCTTCCTCCCATCCTCCCTCATTTTTTACCATTTCTTTTTAAGGTTATCAAGTCAGGCATATGGAAAACTACTACTCCGTCGTTAACTCGTTgtagtgttttttcttttcgaCATTTTGAAGGTAATTAGAATGTTTTGTTAAAGGTGAGATTTTTTTGGAAAAGGTTATGAGGGCGGGGTGCCGGAGAGAAGCGGTGGGGTTGGAGGAGGAGAATAGAGCATTGATGGAAATGCAGATTCAGCCTATGTCGCTACGGTTGGAGCAGAGGGTGTTGGCAGAGATCGAACATATAGGTGGTGTACAGGGAAGTGCGATTAAGAGGGTTGCGGTTCGTCTTCGCCGTACGTGGAGTTGCGGTTAGTCTTCGCCGCACGTGGAACTGCGGTTCATCTTCTACGCACTTGGAGTTGCAGTTCGTTTTTACTTCTCTGCATTTGGAACTGCAGTTCGTCTTCTCCTTCTTCGCACTTGGAGCTGCGGTTTGTCTTCCACTTGAAGCTACTCCGTACTTGGAGCTACTCCGCACTTGGAGTTATTAGGAGTTGGAATTGGAGTTTaggatttttttattacttttctgttttttactttgttatatttaattaaatttttatttgatttgttttaaatttaaaatttgtattttagatattatatattatttagtattttttatatttatttttaatattaaatttgtttacaaaatatatatataaaatattattttagtatattaaatttaattttgttaataagatAAGATACATGTAAGCATTAAAATACAGAATTAAGGATCGTTGATGGttgaaaaattttattatttcattaaatgaatttcataattttattatttcattaaatgaaGAAGGACAAAACTGTAGGTGCAGGTGAGATAGATGAAGTGTATGTAGCAACGCGCTGTTTTAATTGTTTCACTGATTTACAATATCACATAATTTCATGCTTAATCTACAAAATACCAGGCAGTATTAACGTGTTATTTAACCGAGCTtgatgaaatcataaaaaaaaatctggtAATCTGATCTGTGTTCAAACTCAAGTTTCACtgttaattatgaaaatatttattgggagaaaaatatttataactacTTTTAAGAAAAACTGAATTTTTGCTTTCGGTAAAAGCTCAAAACACATCATTATTCAGTAGGTCCAACTCCACGTCACGTTCGGACGGTTTCCAGTAGCCGTTTCGGTGACACTACAAAGTTCACCAATTACGAAACACTGCATTAGATTAAACAATGCAAAATTATCGGAAAGTACACTCAAAATTCCCACCTCGCTCAATCCAACACTTTCAAATTAACTCCTTCAATATAAAACCAGTATTTCAAATCAGTTCAAATTTTATGAGTTCTGGTTGGTATCTCATGACAGaagcatgaaaaaaaaaatctcgcATTGAGCATTTTGCTGACATGGCCCCTGCTACCATCCAAAGAACAAAAGTCTAGTTACCTTTTTTTATCGTCTACCCATACGAGTATATCATCTactaaacaataacaaaaatatagaaGGTAACAAAAAAAACGTGGTAAAGGTAACACTGCTTGAATTTGTCAGAATTACAAGAAAAAGGGACTGAAATCACGTGTCAAACCAGGtacctttctttttctcccaTTAAAACGAATCAAAATCTCGAGATAGGAGCCCATTTGATGAACCGGTCTCTTTCTTTTCACATTTCACCATCATCACACTCTTAGCACTATTATCAAACCAGTAGTAGCTGGAGGAAGAagataaagaataatttaaagatGCCCAGAACAAAAACTAACAGCTGAAACAAAGCTTAAGTTATATTCTTGACCACACAACATAAATTACAACATTCTAAGAAGATGAATAAGAAAACACAACTACTGAAGAAAATACaagcatgttttttttttcttatttcttttcgCCAACTTTTCTTCTGCTCTTGAATGTTATTGAGGAGACAAGGGTTGAGTCACCAAACAATGACCCAGACAACGGTTTAGTCTCTTTCAGTGGCAAAAGATAACCTTGATCTCGTGCGGGGAGGAACACTGGTGCATGAGAGAGGGGTTGTCGTGGGCGTAGGTGAAAGTGTTGGGGCACGCGTGCTTGAAGAAGGTGGAGTACACGGACTCACGGCACGTGTGGGGGCTGTTGAAGTGGTTCCTACAGCAGAGCTCGTCGGTATGGAAAGCCTCGCACCCGCTCTTGCACGCCACGACGGGTCCATGAACGGCGGGGACACGGTGCTGCAGCACGGGGGGACACGTGGCTAGCAAGTCGGCGCGGCAACCAACCACCGGGCACACGCCTTTGCCCTCGTGTGGGGTCACAGTCATGGGGACGTTGAACCCGTCGACGAGGCTCACGCCGTAGGAGATGGAATCGCCGTTTCCGTGGTGGGCCTCCACTTGCGCCAGGGAGGCGGGAGGAGCACCACCGGCACCGTTGCACTGGAGACGGCCGCCGCAGTCACCGCTGGCGCAGGAGAAGGCGGTGCCGGAGTGGGTGCAGCCAGTACGGGCCCAGACCCGGCCTGACCAGTGGACATCGGGGACGGGGATGGACAGGTGGGTGAGGGTGTGGAGAGTAAAGCCGCCGCCGGCGAGGACTGGATGGCCGGCGTTAGGTTGAATGGCTGGCCAAACGGTGTAGTTGCAGTTGTTAACTAATGTTAGGATAAGGGCACCTGTGGGTGAGGGAAGGATGGTGACAGCGAGGATGAAGAAGGTGCATAGAAACAGTGAAGAAGGCATGACTTGGTAAGtagtaataatgaaaatataagcATGCCGGTGAAGGCTATATTTTACAGTTATTTATAGAGGGTTTTGGATGAAGGTCTAAACTGGGTTGTTGGATGTGTTACAGaggattatattttttactttgtgGGACCGAATTGCCCTTTCCCTGTACATTTAAACGGcgttgaaattttgaattttgaatttcgaACGTGGAGAGAAAGAAGGGGCAAAATTGATATAACAGAAAAAGGGGAAGAGTGGGAATTGCAAACTAAGGGCCTGGAACCTTCGAGCGACACTCCCATAGTCTTTGGCTAAAACTGgatgaataaaaaaactataattttgtCAAAAGTTTAAGTTTATCgtacaaaattcatattatgtttttttaggATGTAGGTGTCTcactttataataaattaaagttactaaaaatattatattgttaatgtatataatatatttcacTAGAACGGGAagttaaatttatgaataaaattatttttcaatttttttaatgttatgaTTTGTGTGTTGTAATAGAATGATGGTATTTGCTAGAAATATGAATTATTGGTGTTATTCTCGAATTAAgtttaaactttttctttaataatattcattttattaaactctatatttgtatgtaatttttttttcttaactttggTTAGGTGAAAAAAGTTTAGATATCGAGGACCTCGTAAATAGTGCTAGCTTTTTATCCTCTCCATTCTTCAAAAACGTTTTTGTTGTGACCAACTTACTAAACTATGACAAATTCATTTGCATCCTTTTTTTTATCCCCacatactttttttataagTGCTTATAATACCTTTTTCGTAATGgattttaataaaagagaaaCAAGGACGAATtaatagagaaaaaatatttaaattgataaaaatatttttaatacaaattattttaattcgtatttattactttttaggacactataacacttatataaaataaaggttaATTTCTTAGCACGTTTTTAactatttaactttttaacagCATAAACTCTTATTTAACTGTAAGTTTGtagttcaatttaaattttccaAAACATGTATGTTTTAACATGAAAAGTgcttaaatgtttattttcagtttttaaaatgAGTAAATTTAGATTTTGTCTTATgaattttttgtatttcttctttcttgaaTTTCAGCATTATTTTATACCTGTTAAAGGATTACGTATCGAATAAATAGTAAAGCATTGTTCTAGAAAATTTCCATTAGTGCCTAATATAACGTTACTATAAtatgtttttacatttttatatatttaaataaatacacatattttaaaagaagttttataaagtgtaatattttttttaatagtaaaaaaattactaaaataaaacattatataattaatattcagAAAACATGAAATATAAGGCATAAAGTATATTAATTCAatcatccaaaatataaaactacaataataaaacatttatatatctaaattattagatcaacaaaattttattctaaaataatataacatatgCTCTCTTATCATCCAATAAGTCATAAACTTACTCCTTGTCCTTTATATGCGTATTTATatatggataatgatactttgacagcATTTTTTTGACGATATTTTAACaccatctacgtgtcattctatGATTGGATCatgttgatgtttatgattattatcaTTGATTGTAGAGTAATTTTAGagcaatcacagaatgacacgtagatcatgttaaaatgttgttataatatcattatcctttatatgtgagtaaatattttttgatacacctaaatattttacattcatttgacaccaGCCTTACttactttttattctcttcttttttgaaacaatacaaaaatttacacttttTTGATCACTTTATTCTTGTAactgtgtcaaatgaatgtgaAAATGTGTCATGGTCTCattattctttatatatttacatgTATATCTTCATTTATTTACACTAATAAAgagattattataaaaaaaacaacacacaaTTGATTTTTTAGATATAAAGAGTAAATTAGCTAAAACAGATATACGTGTAAACAAAATTTACACATTATGTATAATTATCATTGTTAGACGATATCATAGGCATAATAAGACTcaatttatctatatatatccATTTGAGTCAAACTcgtaaaatcataataatttcatgtaaagaaaaaatatttaccttaaagCATATCACAGtgaatcatacaaataaaattctctCGCTTAAAAATCACTATAAATCATCATTTCCATCACTATAACATCACATTCAACAATCTACATCATTATCATTGATTGTTAACTGCaccttcattattttcttcttccacccCTATTATTATTAACTGCACCTTCACAGtaacaaaagtaattaaaataccCTCCTTCATTCCACCATGTCACTGCCACTAGCACCATTGCTGATACAGTTCCCACTGCAAGGAAGAAAAGGATCGAGAACTTGCTTtggaaaaaaagtttatttcaaAAGTTATCATTTATTATGAAAAGCTTGTTTTAGAAAAAAGCTCGTTATGGAATGTTTATCGTGTGTTCTAGAAAACTAGTTCAGGAAGGTATCTTGTATATCTcagaaaatttgtttaaaaaattatgttatgaAAAACTCGCCTCAAATTGCATTTCATGAGGTATGGAaaccttattttgaaaatttttaaaaatttattttaaattcattttctgAAAAAGTAatctaaaactaatttttttacaaatggtaaaatgattattttaaaagttacgTGTGCAGTTAAAAATTATAGGAGCacatagagaaaaaaaatgaagcctgagattaatataaaagtggTGAAATAATAAGGCCCAACCAGTTATTGGATTGACCGTGGACTCATATGAGCATAGATTCATTGTAACCGAATAGCGGgttttctttctgcacctcaCCTTTTCTTCCTGCATCCCAAATTTCACTATGATGCACATTATAGTcctacaatatatatatataaattattaaattaattaggtAAATAATAACTATTGTTTGTCCACTCATATTTATTGTTGCGATTGCTATATTTACATCTTGGAAAGTCTCATGTAGATGAGATAAGAAGTGAGTGTTGGTGATTATATAATGGATTCTAAATATATAATGTTTCTTGTTTTAGTCAAAAacattttaagtttatatttaacttttcttatattattacaGTATAGTATTGTGAGATTTGAGTTAAattctttttttgaaaaatgCGAGTGTATTTGGAATCAAAGAACACGAGAGTGTAATTTATGTGTTGTACAAATTTTCATATAGTGTTATTATCTAattgtcataaaaaaataattatgattatatttcGATTTTCGAGTTTTCACgttatattgtttatatattattgtgttaatttttactttgtttATAGAATAATTCTTGAACCTtgcaatttatatatatataattaatacgattttgaattttctaaacattaaataaatacaacaaaactCTTGAAAAATCTAATACTtaaaaagaaatggagaaagaaattaattggaggaaaaattaagaatgaaataTTGATGTTCAATTGAAAAGTAAAgttaatttagaatttatttcAGAAGTTAAAGGCCACACAATGGTATGTTTGGGTGGCTGCCATGACATTTTTGGCACATCTGTTTTGGTAGCATTTAGATTTGATTTAATTACAAttcaaacaatcataataacccTTGACTTTGTAACTAAAGATTTTCATCATGTCTCACATAAGTCAGCTAATACTAATCACTAGCTATAGCACATAGTCAGCTTCTTTACATAAACTTACAAACGTAGAGAGAAAGCAAGTTCAGTGACCAACGAATAATGTTTGCAAGCAGAATACACCTACTATTGGAAATACAAGGGTGGGAAGAAATAAGACCACTTTCACTTGTTggaaatacaaataaaataaattaaaatttttgaactttttgttgttattattattagactGACATAATTTTGAAACTAAAAGTAATTTAACCACATCTTTCTCCTTTAATTTTTAGGctgcaaagaaaaacaatacttCGAACGAAATGTTTGATATTCACGATGTTATCTTTACTAGAGACTTATTTTTATATACCCAATAGTTCTATATAACAAATTTTGGATAAAAACATTTATCTAATGTAACACTTCTTATTCAGTGAATGATCATATAACAGTGAATGATCATATATAACGTAGATATAAAAGGAGTTAAATAGGTAAAGTTTAAACCTCACAATTTTGTTCAATGActttttacttaatatttaGTAAATATGTTAAGGTagtatttaacataattatcttaagcaaaaaaatttaaaacaggTTAGCATATCTATGTGAAATTACCAATTTTGGTACAAACTTAACCTTAGAAAGAATAATCCAACCATCAAGCATTTGTAGATGCCCAACTCAAATtctataaaaaaaggttttgaagggttatatatatatatatatatatatatatatatatatagatatatagatatatatatctatagatatatatatatatatatatatctatagatatatatatatatctatagatatatatatatatatatatctatatatctatatatatatatatatatatatatatatatatatatatatatatatatatatatatagagagagagagagagagagagagagagagagagagagagagagagagagagagagagagagagagagagagagagagagagagagagagagagagagagagagagagagagagagagagagagagagagagagagagagagagagagagagagagagagagagagaaaggatgCCGACATAACGGCGAAGCACTCAAGAGATAAATAATGGCAAGTACTTGTAAAATTATCATGGAAACAATGATAACAGAGAAATGATAACGGATTAGAAGTCAATCCATAATGAGGATAAAAACAGATCCTCGATCTTTTATAGTCAGTGCGTAATGGCATAGGATTCCAGGGCATCTTTTTACAAACATTCTCACATCAAATTTCAAGTTTCGTCATGATTATATGATACCAAAAAATATAGCATATAAAAAGCAGCAAAATGCTCGTGACATTCTCATTAAGACTGCAACACTCTTATTCACTCCAAGTATGCCACTGATGAGAAGACAATTCTTCATCCAGCTTCTCTTTGCATGGCTTCTGCTCCCAGCTTCTGCACTCAATCACTTCACTGCCGATGTTCAGGCTATGCAGTCAGGTATTGCATTTGCACATTCTTTTGCATATAGCTCTGAAACTATTTTCTTCCGTATGTTCGTTGTTCGTCTATTTTGTCATTCACAAACTGATGAGAAATGACTTAGCAATGGTAATTGAGAGTAATTCTATCTCACGTCATTTTATACTTCTGTACTCAGTTCATTTCAAGCTCAGAACCCCACAGCTGCAAACTGGGAATGTCATTCCTTCATGGGTTAGTAAATATACGagtactattatatatatacatacatattaatatttttacttaatttgcATGACAAAATTATGATTTGAACAACCAAAATCACAGGTTAATGAAAAGAATCGTAAAAGCCCATCGGGGCCTAACCCAATAGGGAATCAACGCCCGCCATCTAAACCATAGAGGTTGGAAACATGTATTCAGCGTCGGCGTGCAGTTGAGACATCAATAGCTTTTTGAGATCAATGGATTGGTATAGACTAGCAATTCTACTGTTGGGAGCATTGTGTATGTACAAAATGGTGATTAATTGAATATTTGTACTTTATCAGCTAATGCATTGACCTCGCGTAAAGGAAACCAATTCTCTATTTACTAACTAACCAGCTTGTGTTAAGTTTCTTGAGCAATTCTTGGCCTAAGTGTATGTAAAATGACACACAAGGTCTTGACCAAAATGTCTTCCCTGATTTAATAGCTCAGCTCCGATTTGGAAAACATCTTTTGCTGTACCGGTCTATACATTCCGcatcatatattattttataacaatgaATTCTGATTCCATTCAACAATATCTTTTCGATGTACAGGACTACTGTACTGTTAACAGTCAGCAGCCAACAATTTTGTAATGCAAGATTTTATGCTCCCTAGTTTCCCTGGAGGGGGATCTTGGTTGAAAGAAATTTAACAACGAAACAAAGATATTATGCTGGAATAAATTACGGATATTTAATCAATTGCCAACCCAAAACTGGTATAATCTCTTGAGATATACAAAACTCACTATAACTACAAACAACCGTATGCGGCGGTCCTTTATACAGCACGCTTCCGCTTCGAACGCTTGCTTCTTCTTTCCCTAGAATTAATTTGAACCTCTTCACCAACTTTAGAAGCATAGGCTCCTTCTTCAACTTCCTGTTCCTGTAACAATGTAACTTAGTATTGGGAATTTTATCTTAGAATGAACATTCTAAACAatctcaaaacaataaaatataaataagtccTGGTAATTTTTGTCTGAAAAAAAAAGGTCAGATGTATAATCTCAAGCTTCCGAAACAATTTGGGACGCAGATCAGAGAGGGGTTTGGTCAGGTAATTTTAAGAAAGCGTGGGAGG
The Vigna angularis cultivar LongXiaoDou No.4 chromosome 5, ASM1680809v1, whole genome shotgun sequence genome window above contains:
- the LOC108319592 gene encoding osmotin-like protein produces the protein MPSSLFLCTFFILAVTILPSPTGALILTLVNNCNYTVWPAIQPNAGHPVLAGGGFTLHTLTHLSIPVPDVHWSGRVWARTGCTHSGTAFSCASGDCGGRLQCNGAGGAPPASLAQVEAHHGNGDSISYGVSLVDGFNVPMTVTPHEGKGVCPVVGCRADLLATCPPVLQHRVPAVHGPVVACKSGCEAFHTDELCCRNHFNSPHTCRESVYSTFFKHACPNTFTYAHDNPSLMHQCSSPHEIKVIFCH
- the LOC108319642 gene encoding CLAVATA3/ESR (CLE)-related protein 46, translating into MPLMRRQFFIQLLFAWLLLPASALNHFTADVQAMQSVHFKLRTPQLQTGNVIPSWVNEKNRKSPSGPNPIGNQRPPSKP